One window of Puntigrus tetrazona isolate hp1 chromosome 14, ASM1883169v1, whole genome shotgun sequence genomic DNA carries:
- the LOC122357990 gene encoding pituitary tumor-transforming gene 1 protein-interacting protein, with protein MDQSRAFASMSLFLLLCVAFSDSEAATTNAKAAINPPTVHPPVHKPCNIMTSCETCLSNVSCLWCQTNSSCTDYPVSYVIPPASLCKLSQARWGVCWVNFEALIIAMAVVCGTLLLAVTVCCCCCCCKRRRSSSFDREDEQFARRREEIRQRADERRAERKVKHDEIRKKYGLIPDSDHPYSKFENE; from the exons ATGGATCAATCGCGAGCGTTTGCGTCGATGTCGCTCTTTCTGTTGCTGTGCGTCGCGTTCAGTGATTCTGAGGCAGCAACAACAAACGCAAAAGCGGCGATAAATCCACCTACAGTTCATCCACCTGTTCACAAAC CATGCAACATTATGACTTCCTGTGAGACGTGCCTCTCCAATGTCTCG TGTCTGTGGTGTCAGACGAACAGCAGCTGCACTGATTATCCCGTGTCGTACGTGATTCCTCCGGCGTCGCTGTGTAAACTGTCTCAGGCGCGCTGGGGTGTTTGCTGGG tcaaCTTTGAGGCTCTGATCATCGCCATGGCCGTCGTGTGTGGGACTCTGCTGCTGGCCGTCACcgtctgctgctgctgctgctgctgtaaaCGCAGACGCTCGTCCAG TTTTGACCGAGAAGATGAGCAGTTTGCCCGGAGAAGAGAGGAGATCAGGCAGAGAGCAGATGAACG GAGGGCGGAGAGGAAGGTGAAACACGACGAGATCCGCAAGAAGTACG GTCTCATCCCAGACTCCGATCATCCGTACAGCAAGTTCGAGAACGAGTGA